Within Rhododendron vialii isolate Sample 1 chromosome 12a, ASM3025357v1, the genomic segment atagagagagagtgagacgacagataagagagagagagaaaaagatactgCTAGGCTGCTTGCTAGCTCATATATAATGTATCTATACATGTATTTTTGGTTCCATGATCGATGTGTCCGGGTCAACTTATACATATTTTAACTAATCTCTTCTTTGATTCAGTCAAAGACATGCTCATACCGGGACAGGAacttaagaaattattttttaacagCCTGACCCCAAGACTCCAATCGTAATCAATTGTGAGATTAGAGAACAAACTTTCGTGGTATAGTATGTATCTTATCAGCTCAGACAATAACTTAATTATTCACGGAGCTATCTATTACCGGtaataaattgtttttaatATAAATCGTTCAAAACACTTAATCACGACGTCTCCGTGAAAAAGTTATTCTCATCAGCTTATAGTCAAAGATAAAGTGTTACGGGGGGAAGTTAAAAAAGACATCTCCATCTGACCATCTCTCCTcaactttcatgtttttgttttccctttgGTCAATTGGAGAGGGTACTGTGGGGCTACACCAACACACAGAGAATCTCTCATTGTCTTGTTTCTCAACTCCCCATTCAATTGtccctttctttccttttgcaTCTTAAATTCCCTCCTCCTATTGtctcctttcattttttttcactaCAAAACCCtacggtaaaaaaaataagaaacaactTCTTCTCCTTTCATTTCAAGTGAATAGAATGCTTCAATTAACCACCACATTTTGAATAATTTTCAATAGATTTCTGATTTTTTACTATTATTTTTGGACAAATCTCTTAATTAAAAGATGGTCTAGAATCAAGAATAGAGTTAAAAGAATCCTAGGAGATTTGGCCGAATGACCATGACATATCGATTCAGGATTCGCACTCTCTAAAGAGTTTGTAAGGAAGTCGAATCCTACAAAGGctaaaatttcaagctttagaGCTAGCCAcaggagatttttttttttatctgcaaaaaaatattatagaagTGTTACattgaagaaaaatataagGGTTCTCAAATTGTAGACCCAACAGGGCACGTACACCGAGAGAACCAAAAACAGGAAAAAGATTCTGCGAGAAGGTGATGGAGATTTGTCTGCCCATTAAATTTTAGGACTCTGAAATTAGTTGAGGAACGTAAGTTGGCCCAAAACCACATCAcatataaaatcaaaaaaaaaagaaaagaaaagagaacagTGTCAAAAGAGGAATGGGGGATGTTGCCAAGTAGCACCCTGCAATAGACCGTTCAGATTTATATACGATTTGTATGCGTTCAGATttgatccgagccgtctgtaccgagatgaacggtcggatcTGCCACTCTACACCCGCTCGGCAGCATCCCCGGGTTTGTCAAAAGAGGACACATACCAGATTGAATAGTAGTACTGCAGTTATACAGGAAAAATTTTGGATGAGGCCTCCTCAAATACATGGTCCCTGTCATGGTCCCTCTCGATCATAAGATTCAGAATACACTGTAAATTTGGTATTTTTGTGCATTTAATTGCATAGAACATTGCCTTCTGTCCAATGACCCAATCCATGAACACTTTTCAGTTCTTCACAATTCACATATCTAATTTAGAAATGCTTTGGTTGAACACTGTTGAGGGGGAGCTTTTTGGCCCCATGTTTTTTTCAAGCGGACCGTGGGGCGTGCTGTGCACCATTCAAGCCGTCTGTTCGACGATTTGATGGTCCAGCTTTCATTCATCACGGTAATAAACGACTCAGATGCTACACGGTGTCGAGAGATGGTAGGCTGAACTTTCGAAGGAGCTGGCATTGAAAATCCATTTATTTAGTCAACCCTGTTATGATGATAATGTTCTTTCATAATAAGTAGTTTTTTGCTAGTGGGAATCACACCTTTTGACTTCAAAAAGTGGGTGGCGAGAAAAGGGGAAATAAGAGTACTACTCAGGATGTTGGGCTATTCGTGATTAGTTTTTGGTGATTAATTGACCCTCCTATAAAATACTATCAATGAGGTTAGAGTGTGACCGATAATGGAAACTCTAATCTGAAACCACATTTCCACGGGCAATGAAAATACTCCGGGGTTGTTTGGTGAAAGTTTTGAGGAAGATTTTTGAAGTAATAAAGTGCATAGAGATAGattaataaatgaattttttttatccaaaaccgTATTCCAAGAGGGGTCGAAAATCGAACAAACCAATGTTCTTAACCGAATtgtaaaaagaagaaacaatcaAAACTTATGAATGCCAATAAATCCAATAGCCTCCATTGGATGAaatagaaagtttttttttgttttttttttttggttttttgtgcATGTGATCATCCTATTTGGTGAATATGTTTGGTACCTTCTAGAAGGTGACGGTTTGGGCAATAAGATTAAATTTATCGATGTGCTTTTAAGAATaagaaatttcatattttttttcaaatacatATTATACCGAAGATTAATATATCTTTTGTATGCCTAATGTTCATAATGTAATGCCTTCGGGTCTTTGAAATAAAACTACATACAtctcgttcaaaaaaaatacaagtgtTCCATAAAAGTGAGATTTTCGATGAGAACCATATCGAGTTCAACCTTGTTAGATCCAAGGTTGGGTGAAATCTTTGGGGGCACCTTATGCGAGCGAAAGTTTATGCAAAATAGTTGCGAAAGAAGGCTACAGTGTATTGAGCAGTGATGCGACATAAGGTTCCGAGTAGTGGAATCGGTtctggattttgaaaaaaaaataagaaaaaacattGCCGGATCtcaagagaagaataaaatggGATTTTCAGAACAATAaattatacaaaataaaataaaaaggaggaTAGGATTTTCTTGGCATTAAGACGTACTAATCTTAATTAACGAAGACtaaataacaaattaaaaaaatgatgagatCGATTGGAAGTGGGAACATGTCTCAATCTTAACCAACTCCAACTAGGAGAAATATAAATTCCATCTTCCCTCATTGACCTTGCTTGTTTAAGTCGATGGtggtaatttttaaaatatgacaAAAACAATACATTATATAACTCCGAGTACAAGCGAGCCGAACCCAATTCATTTAAAAAATGAGTCTCTTTATAAAACGGGAAGAGTCTATACAAACGAGTCGAGCCAAGCTTTAGATTGTTGAGATCGGCTCGTTTACCACACAAGCCTAAACtagagctcaagctcggcttaaatattaaacgagccgagctagACCTGAGCCGAGCCGACGCCCCTCGAGCTTCTTGCGAGTAGCTCAGTTCGTTTGTGGCCCTAAATATGCTTTTCTACACAACATCTGCCGTCGTGCGATCATTTTATGAATCAAAATTGAAGGATCGTGTAATAGAAAGAGTTCTTCAAATCTacacttctttctctctctttgattaGGATCTCTCCCCATCTCAAAAAAGATCTCTCTTTCTAAATCCCATGAAATTCACAAAGCACAAATTAATACTAAAACAACCATTCGATAAGAAACTATAGCCATGGGTGACTTTTGTTAAAGAAAAAATGCTTTCAAAAACCATATTCAAATACAGATGCGTTTAGAACTATTTAATGCATCGAAAGACACGTCTGTGTCTAAACTTGTGTTAGCAGCTGTTAGCACTGCTCTTACGTTAATGTAGGCCGGATATCATACGATGGAACCTTAGGAACGGGCCATATTCATCGGTATATAAATAAAGTGCTCTTACGTTAATGTAGGCCGGATATCATACGATGGAACCTTAGGAACGGGCCATATTCATCggtatataaataaaaataaaattgaaggagAAAGAAGATTAATATGTAACATTGATTTCATTTGTCTCATTTTCATCAATCTACACTGATAATCATCACTCAGAGCACATAGATGAAATGATCTCTTCAATAAagataaacaaaccaaaaagaaaaattaaaaaaaaaaattcagatgaGATGTGTGACTTAAGAATTCAATCACTCTCGGATCGGTCGAAGTGGAGGAGTTGGCCACAGCATTTGGGGCAAACTCCGACCTGTTTTGGAACCATGAAGTACATTAGACAGCCTTTGCAACCAGCCACCACAAGTACTTGGTTtatctgctgctgctgctgttgttctTCGCCCTGGTATTGTTTTTGATGATGATATTGTTGTTGAGTTACCGATGAAGACGGCGAAGATTCGGAGGAGGAACCTTCGCTGTCGTAGGAGCTATCGTCTTCCGAGTAAAAATCGCCGCTCAATACCGCGGACGCTGCCGTTCTTGGATCCTCCTTGGCTTTCATCCCTGTTCTCCAATTTATGTAGTATATCTCCCCAGTCtataacaagaaataaaaaagagggaaaTTCAAGATTCTAATTCTTTTAGGGTCCTTATTAGAAAGCCATTAAGTTAGAAATGCTTGATACAGTACATAAATTTGATCTATAAAAGTGTTCA encodes:
- the LOC131311231 gene encoding protein CURLY FLAG LEAF 1, whose translation is MTAPNMATITASLERSLQNCSLNQNSPTNSGGGRGGGVGFSSSSDSTENQEYHSLELNSQTSLPYHWEQCLDLKTGEIYYINWRTGMKAKEDPRTAASAVLSGDFYSEDDSSYDSEGSSSESSPSSSVTQQQYHHQKQYQGEEQQQQQQINQVLVVAGCKGCLMYFMVPKQVGVCPKCCGQLLHFDRSESD